A region of Acidisarcina sp. DNA encodes the following proteins:
- a CDS encoding CRTAC1 family protein gives MIWSRRGFLRSLSSTALVLSLEDVLALAMPPQMGQTMGQTMGQTMGQQIGARPTYDAKPRPVPKVLPSPVAGTPLGVSFLDVARQSGLNAKTIFGGEHRNKYLLETTGCGVAFYDYDHDDWLDIFLVNGTRIEGFPKGQEPVCHLFKNNRDGTFTDVTLKAGLARAGWGQACCVGDYNNDGWDDLFISYYGQNALYRNNGDGTFTDVTEKAGLLQSRTHWNSGCAFLDYDRDGHLDLFVANYIDFDIKTAPIPEAAGCTYKGIQVACGPPGLQGAQNILYHNNGDGTFSDVSQKSGMWDTIGTYGLSVAVADLDNDGWPDIYVANDSTAATLYMNQRNGTFKDVAIEAGVAFSPDGKPQAGMGVSIGDFNRDGLPDIVKTNFAGDTDSLYQNLGDGTFEDHTYLAGMGLNTRLLGWGVGFFDMDNDGWLDILMSNGHVYPEVDGTQVDAPYAQQKYLYRNLRNGQFEDVTALGGPGIKEPAPARGCAFGDFDNDGDVDIVVNCVNAYPQLLRCDSTLNRNWIKIRTVGTKSNRTGIGAKIKVTGQLSEGKKPVVQIEEVRSGGSYYSQNDLRIHFGLDTSTKADVEISWPSGHTDALKDLAANRLYVIQEGGKILKSDALRGSSGTK, from the coding sequence TTGATCTGGAGTCGCCGCGGGTTCCTTCGTTCACTTTCCAGCACGGCTCTGGTGCTCTCCCTGGAAGACGTCCTGGCGCTGGCCATGCCGCCGCAGATGGGCCAGACCATGGGGCAAACTATGGGCCAGACAATGGGGCAGCAGATAGGCGCGCGTCCCACCTACGATGCCAAGCCTCGTCCCGTTCCCAAAGTACTTCCTTCTCCGGTGGCAGGCACGCCCCTGGGCGTGAGCTTTCTGGATGTCGCCCGGCAATCGGGGCTGAACGCAAAAACTATTTTTGGCGGCGAACACCGGAACAAGTATCTGTTAGAAACTACCGGATGCGGCGTAGCTTTCTACGATTATGACCACGATGACTGGCTGGATATCTTTCTGGTGAACGGCACTCGTATTGAGGGCTTTCCCAAAGGCCAGGAGCCGGTGTGCCATCTCTTCAAAAACAATCGCGACGGCACATTCACCGACGTTACGCTGAAGGCGGGACTGGCCCGCGCGGGCTGGGGGCAAGCCTGTTGCGTGGGCGACTACAACAACGATGGATGGGACGACCTCTTCATCAGCTACTACGGCCAGAACGCACTCTACCGCAACAACGGCGACGGAACCTTTACCGATGTGACGGAGAAGGCGGGATTGCTGCAATCGCGGACCCACTGGAACTCGGGATGCGCATTTCTGGACTACGATCGCGATGGCCACCTGGACCTGTTCGTCGCCAACTACATCGATTTCGATATTAAGACGGCTCCGATTCCTGAGGCTGCTGGCTGCACTTACAAGGGCATCCAGGTAGCATGCGGACCTCCCGGGTTACAGGGCGCGCAGAACATTCTGTACCACAACAACGGGGATGGAACCTTCTCCGATGTGTCGCAGAAGAGCGGCATGTGGGACACCATTGGCACCTATGGACTCAGTGTCGCGGTGGCGGATCTGGATAACGATGGATGGCCGGATATCTATGTCGCCAATGACTCGACCGCGGCGACGCTCTACATGAACCAGAGGAATGGCACCTTCAAGGATGTGGCCATTGAAGCGGGTGTAGCCTTCTCGCCGGATGGCAAGCCGCAGGCCGGCATGGGAGTCTCCATCGGAGACTTCAACCGCGATGGTCTGCCGGATATTGTGAAGACAAACTTCGCCGGCGATACGGATTCGCTGTACCAGAACCTCGGGGACGGGACATTCGAGGATCACACCTACCTTGCCGGAATGGGCCTGAACACACGGCTTCTGGGTTGGGGCGTGGGCTTTTTTGACATGGATAACGATGGCTGGCTGGACATCCTGATGTCGAATGGCCACGTGTATCCCGAGGTAGATGGTACGCAGGTAGATGCTCCTTATGCGCAGCAGAAGTATCTCTATCGCAACTTGCGCAATGGGCAGTTTGAAGACGTAACCGCACTTGGCGGACCGGGAATCAAAGAACCAGCCCCCGCGCGAGGCTGCGCCTTCGGCGACTTTGATAATGATGGCGACGTGGACATCGTGGTGAATTGCGTGAACGCCTACCCGCAGCTCCTGCGTTGCGACTCTACCCTGAACCGCAACTGGATCAAGATTCGAACCGTGGGAACGAAGTCGAACCGCACGGGTATTGGCGCAAAGATCAAAGTGACCGGGCAATTATCCGAGGGTAAGAAGCCAGTGGTGCAGATTGAAGAGGTTCGCAGCGGAGGCAGCTACTACTCACAGAATGATTTGCGAATTCACTTTGGACTGGATACGTCGACCAAAGCTGATGTCGAGATCTCATGGCCATCGGGACACACAGATGCGCTGAAAGACCTTGCGGCGAATCGGCTCTATGTGATTCAGGAAGGCGGCAAGATTCTGAAGTCCGATGCGCTGCGCGGAAGCTCCGGCACGAAGTAG
- a CDS encoding tetratricopeptide repeat protein codes for MMERGRCGKAGKRAFLGIRVSFFFALLCVSVNSMPGQQSSSAASGAAGEADLPALRALIDKGHVTEALRQLDLLAARHPEPAGVERLRGVAFYAQNKFPEADRALATALQQDSKDVEAAEMRGLTLFRLGRSAEAIPVLEGLHTWSPNTKVDPSYVLALCYIDVRRYDDARHAFARQYGFEPDSAAAYQLAGRMLLRREVLPPAQQFARKAVELNPNLPLTHQLLGEISLANQQLAEAVTEFEKERALNPLYGGIYDRLGDAYTRSGDYQKAQQALEQAMLLEPNSTGPFILMGKVLLKRQDPAGATSYLERAARMDPSNFMTHSLLGQAYRMMGRTEDADREAALGQRLQSGGRSVQDPAR; via the coding sequence ATGATGGAACGCGGCCGTTGCGGCAAGGCAGGGAAGCGGGCTTTCCTCGGAATACGCGTGTCGTTTTTCTTCGCATTGCTCTGCGTGTCTGTCAACAGCATGCCGGGGCAGCAATCGTCTTCTGCCGCAAGTGGGGCAGCGGGAGAGGCGGATCTTCCTGCCCTGCGCGCATTGATTGATAAGGGCCATGTGACGGAGGCGCTCCGGCAGCTTGACCTGCTGGCCGCGCGGCATCCTGAACCGGCAGGCGTGGAGCGTCTGCGCGGTGTCGCGTTCTATGCGCAGAATAAATTTCCTGAAGCAGACCGCGCGCTTGCTACGGCTCTGCAGCAAGATAGCAAGGATGTTGAAGCCGCGGAGATGCGCGGTCTTACTCTCTTTCGCCTGGGGAGATCTGCCGAAGCCATACCTGTTCTTGAAGGTCTGCACACCTGGTCGCCCAACACAAAGGTCGATCCCAGTTATGTGCTGGCGCTGTGTTATATCGATGTGCGTCGCTACGACGATGCGCGGCACGCCTTTGCGCGTCAGTATGGATTTGAGCCGGATTCGGCAGCAGCCTACCAACTTGCGGGGCGCATGTTGTTGCGTCGCGAGGTCTTGCCGCCGGCGCAGCAGTTTGCCAGGAAGGCCGTCGAGTTAAATCCCAATCTGCCGCTGACTCATCAACTGCTTGGTGAGATATCGCTCGCGAATCAGCAATTGGCTGAAGCCGTTACAGAATTCGAGAAAGAGCGGGCTCTCAATCCGCTCTACGGTGGAATCTACGATCGTCTTGGGGATGCGTATACTCGCTCCGGTGACTATCAGAAAGCTCAGCAGGCGTTAGAGCAGGCCATGCTGCTCGAACCCAACTCGACGGGACCGTTCATCCTCATGGGCAAAGTGCTGCTCAAACGTCAGGATCCCGCAGGTGCTACGAGTTATCTGGAGCGAGCGGCCCGCATGGACCCATCGAACTTTATGACGCATAGCCTGCTGGGGCAGGCCTACCGCATGATGGGCCGAACCGAAGACGCTGATCGCGAGGCCGCACTGGGGCAAAGGCTGCAATCCGGGGGGAGGTCCGTTCAAGACCCCGCTCGTTGA